The Gymnogyps californianus isolate 813 chromosome 5, ASM1813914v2, whole genome shotgun sequence genome contains a region encoding:
- the LOC127017243 gene encoding cholesterol 24-hydroxylase, whose translation MESLGAAGGFLLALVLALFLLAFGLYCCYVKHIHAKYDHIPGAPRESFLFGHLPILWRMLRKQEFMHDLFLQWAEKYGPIVRLNAFHRVSVMILSPEGVKEFLMSPQYPKDRLVYGRIFNIFGERFLGNGLVTVCNHEHWHKQRKIMDPAFSRTYLIGLMGTFNEKAEELMEKLEEKADGKKEFSMLTMMNRVTMDIIAKVAFGLELNALSDDQTPFPHAVTVVLEGMTKTRIPLMQYMPGKQKLVKEVKESVRLLRRVGKECIDQRREAIQNGKEATLDILTQILKGDALEETRDDENILDNFITFFVAGHETTANQLSFTVMALAQHPEILERLQAEVDEVLGAKRDIDYEDLGKLTYLSQVLKESLRLYPPLPGTVRWMEKEHVINGIRIPANTTLVFSTYIMGRMERYFKDPLTFNPDRFNKDAPKPYYCYFPFSLGPRSCIGQVFAQMEAKVVMAKLLQRFEFQLVPGQSFKLLDAGTFRPLDGVRCKLKPRSSARGCQA comes from the exons ATGGAGTCGCTGGGGGCCGCGGGGGGGTTCCTGCTGGCCCTCGTCCTGGCCCTCTTCCTCCTGGCCTTCGGCCTGTACTGCTGCTACGTGAAGCATATCCACGCCAAGTACGACCACATCCCCGGCGCCCCGCGGGAGAG ctttttattTGGCCATCTGCCGATCTTGTGGAGAATGCTGAGGAAACAGGAATTTATGCACGATCTCTTCTTGCAGTG GGCAGAGAAATATGGACCTATTGTACGGCTTAATGCCTTTCACAGAGTCTCAGTAATGATTCTGAGTCCTGAAGGAGTGAAG GAGTTCTTGATGTCACCACAGTATCCAAAGGATCGGCTGGTATATGGTCGTATCTTCAACATATTTGGTGAGAG GTTTCTAGGGAATGGCTTGGTAACTGTTTGCAACCATGAGCATTGGCACAAGCAGCGGAAGATAATGGATCCAGCTTTCAGCCGAAC CTACCTGATTGGTCTGATGGGAACTTtcaatgaaaaagcagaggagctgaTGGAGAAGCTAGAGGAAAaggcagatggaaaaaaagagtttagcATGCTGACGATGATGAACCGGGTGACTATGGATATCATTGCAAAG GTAGCCTTTGGCTTGGAATTAAACGCACTGAGCGATGACCAGACACCGTTCCCACATGCTGTGACTGTGGTTTTGGAGGGAATGACCAAGACGCGCATCCCTCTCATGCAG TACATGCCAGGGAAACAGAAGCTGGTAAAGGAGGTCAAGGAGAGTGTGAGGCTGCTGCGGCGTGTGGGGAAAGAGTGCATTGACCAGAGGAGAGAGGCCATCCAGAATGGGAAGGAAGCCACGCTGGATATTCTTACGCAGATACTGAAAGGAGATG CTCTGGAGGAAACTAGAGATGATGAAAACATTCTGGATAACTTTATCACTTTCTTTGTTGCGG GTCATGAAACCACTGCCAATCAGTTGTCATTTACAGTAATGGCACTGGCTCAGCATCCTGAAATACTGGAAAG GCTTCAGGCCGAAGTGGATGAAGTTCTTGGTGCCAAGAGAGACATTGACTATGAGGATCTTGGCAAACTCACCTACTTATCGCAG GTTTTGAAGGAATCGCTGCGGCTGTACCCGCCCCTCCCGGGGACGGTACGCTGGATGGAGAAGGAGCACGTCATCAATGGCATCAGAATTCCTGCAAACACAACACTCGTT TTCAGCACTTATATAATGGGAAGGATGGAAAGGTATTTCAAGGATCCACTAACTTTCAATCCAGACCGATTTAACAAAGATGCACCTAA gccGTATTACTGCTATTTTCCATTCTCTCTGGGACCCCGATCCTGCATCGGGCAGGTGTTTGCACAG atgGAGGCGAAAGTCGTGATGGCAAAACTGCTGCAGAGGTTTGAATTCCAGCTGGTACCAGGGCAGAGTTTTAAACTCTTGGATGCTGGAACCTTTAGGCCACTAGATGGAGTAAGGTGTAAATTAAAGCCAAGGAGCTCTGCAAGAGGCTGCCAGGCGTGA
- the LOC127017028 gene encoding extracellular tyrosine-protein kinase PKDCC-like, protein AVRARRGARLSAAALLALPALALLALTAGRGGGGGGEGQPGSRPPPPPPPPLPLPPGLREELRQRRRDLRRLAAAAGGGGEAAAAGGLGCGDLSLATGVSVLGWGFTKVVARAALAGGGAVALKSVHGAGREVRQCVQRYGAPAGCRRLAAYKLLKEVTLLQRLQHPGIVQLHGQCYDRSGDPEIRVTAMLELGSPLEMIQLLQTPWEERFKICLSLVKLLVYLAHSPLGSIVLLDFQPRQFVMVDGNLKVTDMDDASTEELSCKEDKDCTLDFPTKSFPLKCSAVGKCEGINEKKNLFNAYRYFFTYLLPHSAPPALQPFLSDILNATGDLQYGINETLKAFEKVLHLYKSGLYLQKRPLLLKDYISLKGFRTVEGEDYKCWPSYSHLGCLLSVHSAEEAAAICSSQSQCQSFIITPRRTWTGRPLASFQSSLTDLIPDANAVVYIKRSASSGERL, encoded by the exons gcggtgcgggcgcggcggggcgccCGGCTGAGCGCGGCGGCGCTGCTGGCGCTGCCGGCCCTGGCGCTGCTGGCGCTGACGGCCGGccgcggcggtggcggcggcggtgAGGGGCAGCCgggctcccgcccgccgccgccgccgccgccgccgctcccgctGCCGCCGGGCTTGCGGGAGGAGCTGCGGCAGAGGCGGCGCGACCTGCggcggctggcggcggcggcgggcggcggcggggaggcggcggcggcgggcgggctgGGCTGCGGCGACCTGAGCCTGGCGACGGGCGTCAGCGTGCTGGGCTGGGGCTTCACCAAGGTGGTGGCGCGGGCGGCGctggcgggcggcggcgccgtCGCCCTCAAGTCGGTGCACGGGGCGGGCCGGGAGGTGCGGCAGTGCGTGCAGCGCTACGGGGCGCCGGCGGGCTGCCGCCGCCTGGCCGCCTACAAGCTGCTGAAGGAGGTGACGCTGCTGCAGCGCCTGCAGCATCCCGGCATCGTCCAG CTGCACGGTCAATGCTATGATCGTAGCGGGGATCCTGAAATACGGGTCACAGCCATGCTGGAGCTGGGATCCCCCCTGGAGATGATTCAGCTTCTGCAGACCCCCTGGGAGGAGAGatttaaa aTTTGCCTGAGTCTTGTGAAACTGCTGGTTTACTTGGCTCATTCCCCCCTGGGTTCAATAGTCCTCTTGGATTTCCAGCCGAGGCAGTTTGTAATGGTGGATGGAAACCTAAAAGTGACAGACATGGATGATGCCAGCACTGAGGAACTGTCATGCAAGGAAGATAAAGACTGCACACTCGACTTCCCTACAAAAAGCTTCCCTCTCAAATGCTCTGCGGTTGGGAAATGTGaaggaataaatgaaaagaagaatctTTTCAATGCATATCG GTATTTTTTCACCTATCTTTTGCCACACTCTGCACCACCAGCTTTGCAGCCCTTTTTGAGCGATATTCTGAATGCAACAG gTGATTTACAATATGGAATAAATGAAACcctgaaagcttttgaaaaggtTTTACATCTGTACAAGTCTGGGCTCTATCTGCAGAAAAGacctcttcttttaaaag ACTACATCTCCCTAAAGGGCTTCCGAACAGTGGAAGGAGAAGACTACAAGTGCTGGCCCTCCTACAGCCACCTGGGATGCCTGCTCTCCGTTCACAGTGCCGAGGAAGCCGCCGCAATTTGTAGCTCCCAATCGCAGTGTCAGAGTTTTATCATCACCCCGCGGAGGACGTGGACAG gaCGCCCACTCGCCTCATTTCAGAGTAGCCTGACTGATTTAATACCGGATGCTAACGCTGTAGTCTATATTAAACGATCGGCTTCCTCAGGGGAAAGACTTTAA